The window AAGCCTACTTCGAGTGGAAACACCGTTATTTCGGCGACGCCCCGACCCTGGCGACCGACGATCCCGACGGCGACGGACTCAGCAACTATCAGGAATTCCTGCTTGGATCGAATCCTCTTGTAGCACCGCCGGAAACGTTGCCGGAGGAGTTGCAGAGCAAGCGTCAGCCGGGAGCCGAAGTCGCCTACTATGAAGGAAATTGGAACTATCTGCCCGATTTCGGTAAACAGAAGCCGTTCAAATCCGATGTCGTGAAGAATTTCTGTTTTGCCGCCACTTCGGGCGAAATCCTGACCAGCGGCCTGAGCGATCATGTCGGCGCGGTGGTGACCGGCTTCTTTGAAGTTCCGGCGACCGGAAAATACAAATTCTTCATGAGCAACGACGACGCGGCGCGTCTGCAGGTGGACGGCGTCACGGTGATCGAAAATAATCGTCCCGGTTCGCCGCAGGAATACCTGGCGGAAGTTCCGCTGAAGGCCGGTATCCATTCGTTCCGGCTTGAATATGTGGAATACGAGAGCAATGCCAAGCTGCAGATCAACTGGGAAGGGGCCGGCTTTGAACGCCGTTCCTTCGACGGCGATAACGTCTGGCACTACTCCGGCGGTCTCGGCCAGGAGGCGCTTGAATACCTGCAGTGGCAGCGCGACACCGACGGCGACGGCATCGTCGATGCGGACGAGATGAAGCTCGGCACCGACTGGAAGAGCAAAGACAGCGACGGTGACGGCCTTTCGGATTGGGACGAAATCTACCAGTACCACACCGATCCGACCAAGACCGACACCAACGGAAACGGCCTTAATGATTATGATGAAGTTTTTCTCGCAGGAGAAGATTCACCTATCGATTTGAGTAATGCCGGGTTTGAACAAGTGAGAAAACGCCCAGGCTCCCGATTTTATGCCTATTCTGGTAAATGGGAAATTAAAGGCAACTCAATCCGGGCTGTAGACCGACGCGGATCAGTTGAGTGCGAAGTTTCTGTTTCGGCTGCCAATATATATAAATTGGAATTCGACGTCAGAAACTATTTTGGAGCTGTCAATCCGACAGAAGCAGTTCTGGATGTCTATGTGGATGATGTGTTTTGTGGAACGCAGACAGTACCTCTTACAAGTGAAGTTTCGACGGCACTCTTCCATACCGCATTTCTTCCGGTTGGATCTCATCGTGTACGCCTGGCTTGGGATAATTATCGGAGTAGCGGCTCTTTGCAGCTTGATACATTTCGGATGCTCGGGCTGAAGTCTCTTTCTGGTGAGGAAAGTGGTCGATTAGAGTTAGTGGAAAAAGTTCTTTCCAAACGTAACTCGGTGAAATTGTCAGCAGAAAGTCGGGTATCTCCATATTGCTTGGAGGGAACCGCCTTGTTTCCGACAAAGGTACAGATAGGGGATTCTGTTGCCGGGACACAACTTCCCGACAACGGTTGGTATGCAAATATACCATTACAGGAAACCGAGCAAACAACTTTTGAAGTAACATTTGAGAACGGTGGCTTTCGTCGTGAAGGAAAGGTGAAATGGAAGCAAACTAACCTTCTGACTGAGACGGAAGAGAGAATTCGAATCCGTAAAGGCGATTCGTTAAGACTTACAGCTTTTCCCGCTTTTGCCGATACTGGTTTTTGGCAAATTTCCGGCGGTCCAGTCGAAATTTCCGGAATTGCGCGTCAAGCGGTTGTACAACGCTTCGACCAAGCCGGAGAGTATATGTTGACTGGACGTTTCCAGGCAGAGGGAGAGACTCAGGAAAAAAGCCTTGTTGTGGAGGTTGTGGATTATGCGTTCTCCCAAGAGGATATTGTGTGTTGGCTTGGTCGAGTTCGTCAATGGCAGGTTTCTGCTCCTTCGGAAGCGGTAACTTTTCAGTTTGACAAGCGGTTGCGCGATGCCCGATATTCAATTTCCGGAAATAATCATTCATTTTCAGTGTATATCGATGACAATCAAGTCCGCTGTGTTGCTGCACGTCTCGGCGAGGAAGGGCCTGTTATGGCGGTTCAGCAAATTTCCGGTATGGGTATTTATTCATCCTACCAGACAGGAATGCGTATGCTGGAAACTTATGAGGATGGTTCGCAACTTCATGAGATGACTGTGGTCTGTTCTCCGGTACGGGCAGATGTGGAATTGCGGTTGAATATTTTTGTAGCCGGGGTAGTCTTTGATGATGGTACAGTGAGCAAAGTATTAGATGTTTCAGACTTCAATGACGTCGGAATTGCCAAAGTACGTTTTATTCGATCAACGGAAGTGAATACCTCGGTTTGCCATCACATGTCAGCTTATCAGAATGGTGAATATATAGGAGTGAGACCGCGATGAACAGACGGCTCTTGATATTGGGAAGTATTACAGGCATCGGAATAGTCTTGGCTTTTGGAATCATCTGTTTTCGTGTTCCAGACGAGAAATCGAAGAAACAAGAAAAAGAAGTCCGCATTTCAGAACCGGAAAGACCGGTTGCCGCCGGATTTCCCCAAATTACATCTTCATATGGGATGCGGATAATTGAAGCAGAAAGCAAGGATGTTTTTCAAATTGTGAATCCAGAAGATGATAAAACGACCGCAATACGATTGCGACTGGTACATGCGTTGCCGGATACACTTTCCGCAAAAGATCGTGCCGCAATTGTGGAATATTTGAAATACGGTCCTAATAGCGATATCGAATATGTAATCAAAAACGACTTGATGAATAAACTGCGCAACCAAAAAGTACTTCCGCCTGAACTGACTGGAGCGTTGCTGGACTTATACTCAGATCGTGAGCAGGATATGGTAGTACGCTCCTACGCATTACAGCATCTGCGCCCACAGTATGAATTAACCGGTGAAGTAGAAATTGCGAAGGCATTTCTGGCCGCCTTGGATGAATCGGAAAATGAAATTGCAGGAGGAGCACTTCTGGCATT of the Victivallis lenta genome contains:
- a CDS encoding PA14 domain-containing protein, whose protein sequence is MTRQRDIQLRFFDFFDTVDDESGTVIHPYISILNAYYRYFPVMLAYENYDHEIFDSAMQIRNALAGIETKISTVSLLKKVAAWNLVPLTISSEAAGAASGTLTLRNVSTRLNYPLVDDDFQDIRTVRLQAGTQSLPVYGGHWYELELVTPVNGGPDWKRVIGPLFFPAGEKVVYDSFAGISRETLPAGTAGATLALKLEQPLAPYNLREEKLPDALTLSWDWAAPERFTLDHFKVYRGDTVVGTSATQTLAGIPRVVAEDAAYAYTVTAVSASGAETRRSPALQVLPDFTAEEKAYFEWKHRYFGDAPTLATDDPDGDGLSNYQEFLLGSNPLVAPPETLPEELQSKRQPGAEVAYYEGNWNYLPDFGKQKPFKSDVVKNFCFAATSGEILTSGLSDHVGAVVTGFFEVPATGKYKFFMSNDDAARLQVDGVTVIENNRPGSPQEYLAEVPLKAGIHSFRLEYVEYESNAKLQINWEGAGFERRSFDGDNVWHYSGGLGQEALEYLQWQRDTDGDGIVDADEMKLGTDWKSKDSDGDGLSDWDEIYQYHTDPTKTDTNGNGLNDYDEVFLAGEDSPIDLSNAGFEQVRKRPGSRFYAYSGKWEIKGNSIRAVDRRGSVECEVSVSAANIYKLEFDVRNYFGAVNPTEAVLDVYVDDVFCGTQTVPLTSEVSTALFHTAFLPVGSHRVRLAWDNYRSSGSLQLDTFRMLGLKSLSGEESGRLELVEKVLSKRNSVKLSAESRVSPYCLEGTALFPTKVQIGDSVAGTQLPDNGWYANIPLQETEQTTFEVTFENGGFRREGKVKWKQTNLLTETEERIRIRKGDSLRLTAFPAFADTGFWQISGGPVEISGIARQAVVQRFDQAGEYMLTGRFQAEGETQEKSLVVEVVDYAFSQEDIVCWLGRVRQWQVSAPSEAVTFQFDKRLRDARYSISGNNHSFSVYIDDNQVRCVAARLGEEGPVMAVQQISGMGIYSSYQTGMRMLETYEDGSQLHEMTVVCSPVRADVELRLNIFVAGVVFDDGTVSKVLDVSDFNDVGIAKVRFIRSTEVNTSVCHHMSAYQNGEYIGVRPR
- a CDS encoding HEAT repeat domain-containing protein; the encoded protein is MNRRLLILGSITGIGIVLAFGIICFRVPDEKSKKQEKEVRISEPERPVAAGFPQITSSYGMRIIEAESKDVFQIVNPEDDKTTAIRLRLVHALPDTLSAKDRAAIVEYLKYGPNSDIEYVIKNDLMNKLRNQKVLPPELTGALLDLYSDREQDMVVRSYALQHLRPQYELTGEVEIAKAFLAALDESENEIAGGALLALRYLATEYPDEFSAPEVSSRAAQIAADTNCYILTRISAIQVASQLGNSEVAIVARQLAEDETTPLVLRLSAVAGLGILKSPESVPLLQTLAKREDPIGNAARAALVRIN